One Amorphoplanes digitatis genomic window carries:
- a CDS encoding NAD-dependent epimerase/dehydratase family protein yields the protein MTHVLVTGGAGFIGTHVTSALKDAGHQVSVLDIGHPAAHTAPPPDTVHGAPVHRADVRDRAAVADALRGVEAVVHQAAMVGMGVDLDDLPEYVGCNDLGTAVLLAEMARAGVHRLVLASSMVVYGEGTYSCPVHGPARPAARAVADLTAGRFEPACPSCGLPLASVPVDEDAPLDPRSVYAATKLAQEHLSAAWARQCGGSVVALRYHNVYGPGMPRDTPYSGVAAIFRSALEAGRAPRVFEDGAQRRDFVHVSDVARANVAALYATGRDAGPGLRAYNVASGRPATVGEMATALARAVDGPRPVVTGEFRLGDVRHVVASPARATAELGFRAEVDLETGVIGFAHAALRG from the coding sequence GTGACCCACGTACTCGTGACCGGCGGCGCCGGTTTCATCGGCACCCACGTGACCTCCGCCCTCAAGGACGCCGGGCACCAGGTCAGCGTCCTCGACATCGGCCATCCCGCCGCACACACCGCCCCGCCGCCGGACACCGTCCACGGTGCTCCGGTGCACCGGGCCGATGTCCGGGACCGGGCCGCGGTCGCCGACGCGCTGCGCGGCGTCGAGGCGGTCGTGCACCAGGCGGCCATGGTCGGCATGGGCGTCGACCTCGACGATCTGCCGGAGTACGTCGGCTGCAACGATCTCGGCACCGCCGTGCTGCTCGCCGAGATGGCCCGGGCCGGTGTGCACCGACTCGTGCTGGCCAGCTCGATGGTCGTGTACGGCGAAGGCACGTACTCCTGCCCCGTACACGGCCCGGCCCGCCCGGCCGCGCGCGCCGTCGCCGATCTCACCGCCGGCCGGTTCGAGCCGGCCTGTCCGTCGTGCGGACTCCCGCTGGCCTCGGTGCCGGTGGACGAGGACGCCCCGCTCGACCCGCGCAGCGTGTACGCGGCCACCAAGCTCGCACAGGAGCACCTGAGCGCGGCCTGGGCCCGGCAGTGCGGCGGATCGGTCGTCGCCCTGCGCTACCACAACGTCTACGGGCCCGGGATGCCACGCGACACCCCGTACAGCGGGGTTGCCGCGATCTTCCGCTCGGCGCTGGAGGCCGGCCGCGCGCCACGGGTCTTCGAGGACGGCGCGCAGCGGCGCGACTTCGTCCACGTCAGCGATGTGGCGCGGGCCAACGTCGCCGCCCTGTACGCCACCGGCCGCGATGCCGGGCCGGGGCTGCGGGCGTACAACGTGGCGTCGGGACGGCCCGCGACGGTGGGTGAGATGGCGACGGCGCTGGCCCGGGCGGTCGACGGCCCGCGGCCCGTGGTCACCGGCGAGTTCCGGCTCGGCGACGTGCGCCACGTGGTCGCCTCCCCCGCCCGGGCCACGGCCGAGCTGGGTTTCCGCGCCGAGGTCGATCTGGAGACCGGGGTGATCGGGTTCGCGCACGCGGCGCTGCGCGGATGA